Proteins encoded together in one Deinococcus hopiensis KR-140 window:
- a CDS encoding peptidase C39 family protein, with product MRAALLTALSLLGPSLQGGAEALTMTYPHSSTLIHERAEDWAGAARQGVELRGDTLRLSPERSAGTLTSLPLTAPAFDELVPSWNAVTPGAGSVGVEVRVREGQHGGWSRWFSFGTWRSGEGRTSLNGQRDASGQVLTDTLRLGQKMKTYQYRVTLRGAGTELRLLALNTAERAARAAGLGQPGNPLNWGKVMNVPLRSQMLYPGGGEVWCSPTSVSMILAHHGVKVTVPQAAQGTFDRAYEGTGNWPFNTAYAASFGLRAFVTRLPSLAEAERYTAAGFPLAVSLGWKKGELPGVPLPVSEGHLMVLVGFDTEGNPVLNDPAAPTDAAVRRTYTRLAFERQWLTHSGGLSYVIAPQGARLP from the coding sequence ATGCGCGCTGCACTGCTCACGGCGCTTTCCCTGCTGGGGCCGTCCCTGCAGGGAGGCGCGGAGGCCCTCACGATGACCTACCCCCACTCGTCCACCCTGATTCACGAACGTGCCGAAGACTGGGCCGGAGCTGCGCGGCAGGGAGTGGAACTCCGGGGCGATACGCTCCGGTTGAGCCCGGAACGCTCGGCAGGGACGCTGACCAGCTTGCCCTTGACCGCGCCAGCCTTCGACGAGCTGGTGCCGTCGTGGAACGCGGTGACGCCGGGAGCGGGCAGCGTGGGCGTGGAGGTGCGGGTCCGGGAGGGTCAGCATGGCGGGTGGAGCCGCTGGTTCTCGTTCGGGACGTGGCGCAGTGGAGAGGGGCGGACCAGCCTCAACGGGCAGCGGGACGCTTCGGGGCAGGTGCTGACCGACACGCTGAGGCTCGGCCAGAAAATGAAAACATACCAGTACCGCGTGACCCTTCGGGGTGCGGGCACGGAGCTGCGGCTGCTCGCCCTAAATACGGCGGAACGGGCGGCGCGGGCCGCCGGGCTGGGGCAGCCGGGGAATCCGCTGAACTGGGGCAAGGTGATGAATGTGCCGCTGCGTTCGCAAATGCTCTATCCGGGGGGCGGGGAGGTGTGGTGCAGCCCCACGAGCGTCTCCATGATCCTGGCGCACCACGGCGTGAAGGTCACGGTTCCGCAGGCGGCCCAGGGGACCTTCGACCGCGCCTATGAGGGCACGGGGAACTGGCCGTTCAATACGGCGTACGCGGCCTCGTTCGGGCTGCGTGCATTTGTCACCCGGCTGCCCAGCCTGGCGGAAGCGGAGAGGTACACGGCGGCGGGCTTTCCCCTGGCCGTCAGCCTGGGTTGGAAAAAAGGCGAGTTGCCCGGCGTGCCCCTGCCGGTGAGCGAGGGACACCTGATGGTGCTGGTGGGTTTCGATACTGAGGGCAACCCGGTGCTCAACGATCCCGCCGCTCCCACCGACGCGGCCGTTCGCCGCACCTACACCCGGCTGGCCTTCGAGCGGCAGTGGCTAACCCACAGTGGAGGCCTCAGTTACGTGATCGCGCCGCAGGGGGCCCGGCTGCCCTGA
- a CDS encoding alpha/beta hydrolase, whose protein sequence is MAVTVQGQQVTFSPPPGAAALVGDFTDWRKRPPLPVQPGQPLTLTLPRGAWVEYAWLDASGTAFADPDNAQKSLNPWWPYPRAVEVGRYAHHGLWTQPDATRKGAAHRLTWEGTVFPGTRRAVVYTPHGHDVTRPTPVYYVQDGVAFYRTGKLGEVMDRAVEAGLASGAVLVFVEPGDRSHEYYLNGRYLDFLQREVFPRVEGEHAAVSERGLWGASLGGLISLYLGSRHPELFQRVVSHSGAFIARPGAVDAEGTIDTTTAGEWLREQLEVAPPRHLRVSLDTGVLEWLTAPNRRMAASLANLGVAHQYREYASGHNWVTWREALPEAFLYMQGQ, encoded by the coding sequence ATGGCCGTTACGGTTCAGGGACAGCAGGTCACCTTCTCTCCTCCACCTGGCGCGGCAGCGCTTGTGGGGGACTTTACCGACTGGCGCAAGCGTCCGCCCCTGCCGGTACAGCCCGGTCAGCCGCTGACCCTGACCCTGCCGCGGGGGGCCTGGGTGGAGTACGCATGGCTGGACGCCTCGGGCACGGCCTTCGCCGATCCCGACAACGCGCAAAAGTCCCTCAACCCCTGGTGGCCCTATCCCCGCGCGGTGGAGGTGGGCCGCTACGCCCACCATGGCCTCTGGACGCAGCCCGATGCCACGCGTAAAGGCGCCGCACACCGCCTGACGTGGGAAGGCACGGTTTTTCCGGGCACCCGCCGCGCGGTCGTATATACCCCGCACGGGCACGACGTAACGCGGCCCACCCCGGTGTATTACGTGCAAGACGGCGTGGCCTTTTACCGGACGGGCAAACTTGGCGAGGTCATGGACCGGGCGGTGGAGGCTGGGCTCGCATCTGGCGCGGTGCTCGTCTTCGTGGAACCGGGGGACCGCAGCCACGAATACTACCTCAATGGCCGTTACCTGGACTTCCTGCAGCGGGAAGTCTTTCCGCGCGTCGAGGGCGAACACGCGGCCGTGAGCGAACGGGGCCTGTGGGGCGCGTCGCTGGGCGGCCTGATCTCGCTGTACCTCGGGAGCCGGCACCCTGAGCTGTTTCAGCGGGTGGTAAGCCACAGCGGAGCCTTCATCGCCCGGCCTGGCGCGGTGGACGCGGAGGGCACCATCGACACGACCACGGCGGGCGAGTGGCTGCGGGAGCAGCTGGAGGTGGCCCCACCCCGGCACCTGCGCGTCAGCCTGGACACGGGAGTCCTCGAATGGCTGACCGCCCCCAACCGCCGGATGGCCGCCTCCCTGGCCAATCTGGGCGTGGCCCACCAGTACCGCGAATATGCCAGCGGCCACAACTGGGTCACGTGGCGGGAAGCGCTGCCGGAAGCTTTTCTGTACATGCAGGGTCAGTGA
- a CDS encoding long-chain fatty acid--CoA ligase codes for MQGNMMDVPLTIPMILERARTLYRDREVVSLLPGPRNEAGQATSIKHSTSYGAVADRALRLGGGLQALGLQPGDRVATLAVNSFRHLEAYLGIPSAGFVLHTVNIRLHADQVAWILNHAGDRVLLVENVFAPMLPAIRAACPGIEHVFVLGPTPQPLSGTQDYDSWVSAQQPLTHVPELAETDAACMCYTSGTTGNPKGVVYTHRSTVLHSLASAPKDALNVGEHDAVLPVVPMFHVNAWGLPYTCAMYGAKQVYAGMFSDGPTLAQLMQDEGVTITAGVPTIWMGLLAELDRAKGEGHPYGLQGLERLIVGGSAAPESLIRAFQERHGLKLAHAWGMTETHPLGTASLVPPGVDEASDEGYGLRAKQGRPVPLVQLGLLSEQGEPLPHDGHTMGRLIIRGPWIADSYFQGEGAGNFLTLDGELWFDTGDIATLDAQGFMHIQDRAKDLIKSGGEWISSVDLENAIMAHPAVAQCAVIAMDDPKWDERPLAVVVPRPGQQVTHEEIVAFLTPKFARWWLPDATVLAEGLPIGATGKFLKRELREQYRGYLKGAGQQG; via the coding sequence ATGCAAGGCAACATGATGGACGTTCCCCTGACCATCCCCATGATCCTCGAGCGGGCCCGCACCCTCTACCGTGACCGCGAAGTGGTCAGTTTGCTGCCGGGGCCACGAAACGAAGCTGGCCAAGCCACGTCCATAAAGCACAGCACCTCTTACGGAGCTGTAGCCGACCGGGCCCTGCGGCTCGGTGGGGGCCTGCAGGCGCTGGGACTTCAGCCCGGCGACCGGGTGGCCACCCTGGCGGTCAATTCCTTTCGTCACCTGGAAGCGTACCTGGGCATTCCCAGCGCAGGCTTCGTACTGCACACGGTGAACATTCGCCTCCACGCCGATCAGGTCGCCTGGATTCTGAACCACGCGGGGGACCGCGTACTGCTGGTCGAGAATGTTTTTGCCCCGATGCTTCCCGCCATCCGCGCGGCCTGTCCAGGCATCGAGCACGTGTTTGTATTGGGCCCCACTCCCCAGCCCCTGTCAGGCACGCAGGACTACGACAGCTGGGTGAGCGCCCAGCAGCCTCTCACCCACGTTCCAGAGTTGGCGGAAACGGACGCGGCGTGCATGTGCTACACGAGTGGCACGACCGGCAACCCCAAGGGTGTGGTGTACACCCACCGCAGCACCGTCCTCCATTCGCTGGCGAGCGCACCCAAGGACGCCCTGAACGTGGGCGAGCACGACGCGGTGCTTCCCGTCGTGCCGATGTTCCACGTCAACGCCTGGGGGCTGCCGTACACCTGCGCGATGTACGGGGCGAAGCAGGTGTACGCCGGGATGTTCAGCGACGGACCGACGCTGGCGCAACTGATGCAGGACGAGGGCGTGACCATCACGGCTGGAGTGCCCACGATCTGGATGGGCCTGCTCGCTGAACTCGACCGCGCGAAGGGCGAGGGGCACCCCTATGGCCTGCAGGGTCTGGAGCGCCTGATTGTCGGTGGCAGCGCCGCGCCAGAAAGCCTGATCCGCGCATTTCAGGAACGGCACGGCCTGAAACTGGCCCACGCCTGGGGCATGACGGAAACCCACCCCCTGGGCACGGCCAGCCTGGTCCCACCCGGGGTAGACGAGGCGAGCGACGAGGGCTATGGGCTACGCGCCAAGCAGGGCCGGCCCGTGCCCCTCGTACAGCTCGGCCTGCTGTCCGAGCAAGGCGAGCCTTTACCGCATGACGGCCACACCATGGGCCGCCTCATCATTCGCGGGCCCTGGATCGCCGACAGTTACTTTCAGGGCGAGGGTGCGGGAAACTTCCTGACCCTGGACGGCGAGTTGTGGTTCGACACCGGCGACATCGCCACGCTGGACGCGCAAGGCTTTATGCACATCCAGGACCGGGCCAAGGACCTGATCAAGTCGGGCGGGGAGTGGATCAGCTCGGTGGATCTGGAAAACGCGATCATGGCGCATCCCGCTGTGGCCCAGTGCGCGGTGATCGCCATGGACGACCCCAAGTGGGACGAGCGGCCCCTCGCCGTGGTGGTGCCCCGCCCCGGGCAGCAGGTCACCCATGAGGAGATCGTCGCCTTTCTGACGCCCAAGTTCGCCCGCTGGTGGCTGCCTGACGCGACGGTGTTGGCGGAAGGCCTGCCCATCGGTGCGACCGGCAAATTTCTGAAACGCGAGTTGCGCGAGCAGTACCGCGGCTATTTGAAGGGGGCGGGACAGCAGGGCTGA
- the ruvX gene encoding Holliday junction resolvase RuvX, which produces MTDAAALPTILALDVSKSRIGFAVNAGRLAFGRGSVDRKRLPLDLKAVRLKVEETGAELLLLGLPLRTDGAHSPSADRVRAFGQTLQQKGYRVLYQDERFTTRRARALGTADEDEAAAVQILELYLLRAGSPSE; this is translated from the coding sequence ATGACCGACGCGGCTGCCCTCCCCACCATCCTCGCCCTGGACGTAAGCAAATCTCGCATCGGGTTCGCCGTCAACGCCGGGCGGCTGGCTTTCGGACGCGGCAGCGTCGACCGGAAGCGCCTGCCCCTGGACCTCAAGGCCGTGCGCCTGAAAGTCGAGGAAACGGGGGCCGAACTGCTGCTCCTCGGCCTGCCCCTGCGGACGGACGGGGCGCACAGTCCCAGCGCCGACCGGGTACGTGCCTTTGGCCAGACCCTCCAGCAGAAGGGCTACCGCGTGCTGTACCAGGACGAGCGCTTTACCACCAGGCGGGCCCGGGCCCTCGGGACAGCCGACGAGGACGAGGCCGCCGCCGTGCAGATTCTGGAGCTCTACCTGCTGCGCGCAGGCAGCCCCTCCGAATGA
- a CDS encoding enoyl-CoA hydratase-related protein encodes MTSEPVILVGTHAGVRTLTLNRPDKLNAANDALLLTLTDELRAAEGEPGVRVVVITGAGRGFCAGQDLADVSGRDMTFTEHLNHTYNPLIRTLRGLGKPVITAVNGVAAGAGASLALAGDIRLWTQSARLIEVFSNIALVPDSGSTWFLPRLVGYHRAFELMALAERVDAEQGRALGLCEHVYPDETFREDVQAYAERLAARPAHALKLTKQALNAALTGTLGEALDREAELQQLAGDHWEHEEGVTAFKVKRVPQFMREPSASGDQPSARER; translated from the coding sequence ATGACTTCAGAACCCGTGATTCTCGTGGGAACCCACGCGGGCGTCCGCACCCTGACCCTCAACCGCCCGGACAAACTCAACGCCGCCAACGACGCCCTGCTGCTCACGCTGACCGACGAACTGCGGGCGGCAGAGGGCGAACCGGGCGTGCGTGTGGTGGTCATCACCGGCGCGGGGCGCGGCTTTTGTGCCGGGCAGGACCTGGCCGACGTGTCGGGCCGGGACATGACCTTCACCGAGCACCTGAACCACACCTATAACCCGCTGATCCGGACCCTTCGGGGGTTGGGCAAACCCGTAATCACCGCTGTCAACGGGGTGGCCGCTGGCGCGGGAGCCAGTTTGGCCCTGGCCGGGGACATCCGGCTGTGGACGCAGTCCGCACGGCTCATTGAGGTGTTTTCCAACATCGCCCTGGTGCCTGACTCGGGGAGCACGTGGTTTTTGCCGCGCCTGGTCGGGTATCACCGTGCCTTTGAGCTGATGGCGCTCGCCGAGCGGGTGGACGCCGAGCAGGGGCGGGCACTGGGCTTGTGCGAACACGTTTACCCCGACGAGACGTTCCGCGAGGACGTGCAGGCCTATGCCGAGCGCCTGGCCGCTCGCCCCGCCCACGCGCTGAAGCTCACCAAGCAGGCCCTGAACGCGGCCCTGACCGGCACGCTCGGGGAGGCCCTGGACCGTGAGGCCGAGCTGCAACAACTCGCTGGGGACCACTGGGAGCACGAGGAGGGTGTCACGGCCTTTAAAGTGAAGCGCGTCCCGCAGTTTATGAGGGAGCCGTCCGCTTCCGGCGATCAGCCGTCAGCGCGAGAAAGGTGA
- the ilvA gene encoding threonine ammonia-lyase, biosynthetic: MTQTQDYRPGTLDAGDVLRLALTSKVYGAAVETPLSAAPGLSARTGNAVWLKREDQQPIFSFKLRGAYNKMAQLTAEEAARGVICASAGNHAQGVAFAAEQLGMRAVIVMPATTPEIKVQACRRRGAEVVLFGDSFSDAEAHAYGIQRERGLTFVHPYDDPLVLAGQGTVALELLRQLDTSGAYTVFVPVGGGGLIAGVAGVLKALRPDVRIVGVEPDDSDAMYQSLQAGERVRLDTVGIFVDGVAVKQVGAYTFDLTRRYVDDWVRVGTDEVCAAIKDVFDDTRAVMEPAGALAVAGLKRYAAERALTGETLVALTCGANMNFDRLRHVAERAEIGEEREAILAVTIPEHPGAFRAFIDVIGPRAVTEFNYRYAPRAEAHIFVGVQLGRRGERAELVQALTERGYRVTDLTGDELAKVHVRHMVGGRAPEAVGERVYAFTFPERPGALLEFLTHLHGRWNISLFHYRNHGSAHGRVLAGLQVPQADEADFQDFLARLGYPATDMSGNPAYQLFLT, translated from the coding sequence ATGACCCAGACACAGGACTACAGGCCCGGAACGCTGGACGCAGGGGACGTGCTGCGCCTCGCCCTGACCAGCAAGGTCTACGGGGCCGCCGTGGAGACCCCCCTCAGCGCTGCGCCCGGTCTCAGCGCCCGCACGGGCAACGCCGTGTGGCTCAAGCGGGAAGACCAGCAGCCCATCTTCTCCTTCAAGCTGCGCGGGGCCTACAACAAGATGGCGCAGCTGACGGCCGAAGAGGCGGCCAGGGGCGTGATTTGCGCGTCGGCGGGCAACCACGCGCAGGGGGTGGCCTTCGCCGCTGAGCAGCTCGGCATGCGGGCCGTGATCGTGATGCCCGCCACCACGCCCGAGATCAAGGTGCAGGCCTGCCGCCGCCGGGGAGCCGAGGTGGTGCTGTTCGGAGACTCCTTCAGCGACGCCGAGGCACACGCTTACGGGATACAACGTGAGCGCGGCCTGACCTTTGTCCACCCTTACGACGATCCCCTCGTGCTGGCCGGCCAGGGCACGGTGGCGCTGGAACTGCTGCGTCAGCTCGACACGTCCGGGGCCTACACCGTGTTTGTGCCGGTGGGCGGCGGGGGACTGATTGCCGGGGTGGCCGGGGTCCTCAAGGCGCTGCGGCCCGATGTGCGGATCGTGGGCGTGGAGCCCGACGACAGCGACGCGATGTACCAGAGCCTGCAGGCGGGCGAGCGGGTGCGGCTGGATACCGTGGGCATCTTCGTGGACGGGGTGGCCGTCAAGCAGGTGGGGGCCTACACCTTCGACCTGACGCGGCGCTACGTGGACGACTGGGTGCGGGTGGGCACCGACGAGGTGTGCGCGGCGATCAAGGACGTGTTCGACGACACCCGCGCAGTGATGGAACCGGCCGGGGCCCTGGCGGTGGCGGGCCTCAAGCGCTACGCCGCTGAACGTGCCCTCACGGGCGAGACGCTGGTGGCCCTGACCTGCGGCGCGAACATGAACTTCGACCGCCTGCGCCACGTGGCCGAGCGCGCCGAGATCGGCGAGGAGCGCGAAGCCATCCTGGCCGTCACCATCCCCGAGCACCCTGGGGCCTTCCGCGCCTTTATCGATGTGATCGGTCCGCGCGCCGTCACCGAGTTCAACTACCGCTACGCCCCCCGCGCCGAGGCCCACATCTTCGTGGGCGTGCAGCTCGGACGTCGGGGCGAACGGGCGGAACTGGTGCAGGCCCTGACCGAGCGGGGCTACCGCGTAACGGACCTGACGGGAGACGAACTCGCCAAGGTCCACGTGCGGCACATGGTGGGGGGCCGCGCGCCCGAGGCTGTGGGCGAGCGCGTCTACGCCTTTACCTTTCCCGAGCGTCCCGGCGCACTGCTCGAATTCCTGACCCACCTGCACGGGCGCTGGAACATCAGCCTCTTTCACTACCGCAACCACGGCAGCGCCCACGGCCGTGTCCTGGCCGGCCTGCAAGTGCCGCAGGCGGACGAGGCCGACTTCCAGGATTTCCTCGCCCGCCTGGGCTACCCGGCCACCGACATGAGCGGGAACCCGGCGTATCAGTTGTTTTTAACGTAG
- a CDS encoding FAD-dependent oxidoreductase — protein sequence MGAAGRVWAHVGQPFSERGYGAVVLGAGRMGAACAFFLRRLAPELRLLLVERGGLPNEEGATVLAPGVWTALNVSPERRAEAAWTRAQTEREFGDVSWQARPLLELLTREAAGAVPTPSLLPRFPELAHLVDPEALPFAQVDEGAATYRPGAVALACGQRAVRAGADLLLNTHAHLTPGGVRLDRLTVTNTHEVVTHESREVLAGVVIVAMGADGPPGAEHGLGLHTGHGRAYRQAPRLNTPSGEATPVLRVDGLTLRPQHGGFTLIPPIHHRDPHGYTPIGGRLTGVPVGIRRETLEDLVERMGVLPPLGTEALEVGRSLADIPGAWLALPDGDPTAPPRHEEVAPGLHLLLGGPHADTLGLAVAYDLAAKVAGVEERPWEG from the coding sequence ATGGGGGCAGCAGGCCGGGTCTGGGCACACGTGGGGCAGCCGTTTTCCGAACGCGGGTACGGCGCGGTGGTGCTGGGCGCGGGACGGATGGGCGCGGCGTGTGCCTTTTTCCTGCGCCGCCTCGCGCCGGAGTTGCGCCTCCTGCTCGTCGAGCGCGGCGGCCTGCCCAACGAGGAAGGCGCGACGGTCCTTGCCCCGGGCGTGTGGACGGCGCTGAACGTTTCCCCAGAACGCCGAGCGGAGGCCGCCTGGACCCGCGCCCAGACAGAACGCGAGTTTGGTGACGTGTCCTGGCAGGCGCGCCCCCTGCTCGAATTGCTGACCCGGGAAGCGGCGGGGGCCGTGCCTACCCCCTCCCTCCTGCCCCGCTTTCCGGAGCTGGCCCACCTGGTGGACCCGGAAGCCCTGCCTTTCGCGCAGGTGGACGAAGGCGCGGCCACCTACCGCCCTGGAGCCGTGGCCCTTGCCTGCGGGCAGAGGGCGGTGCGGGCGGGCGCGGACCTGCTGCTCAACACGCACGCGCACCTCACGCCGGGCGGCGTGCGGCTGGACCGACTGACAGTGACCAACACCCATGAGGTCGTGACCCACGAGAGCCGCGAGGTCCTCGCCGGAGTGGTGATCGTGGCGATGGGCGCAGATGGTCCTCCCGGCGCGGAGCACGGTCTGGGCCTGCACACCGGCCACGGCCGGGCCTACCGTCAGGCGCCCAGGCTCAACACGCCCTCGGGTGAGGCCACCCCGGTCCTGCGCGTGGATGGCCTGACCCTGCGCCCGCAGCACGGCGGCTTCACGTTGATTCCCCCCATTCACCACCGCGATCCGCATGGCTACACGCCGATCGGCGGCCGCCTGACCGGCGTTCCGGTGGGCATTCGCCGTGAGACGCTCGAAGACCTGGTGGAGCGGATGGGGGTCCTGCCACCCCTCGGCACGGAAGCGCTGGAAGTGGGCCGCAGCCTGGCGGATATTCCCGGCGCGTGGCTGGCCCTGCCGGACGGGGACCCCACCGCACCGCCCCGGCACGAGGAGGTGGCCCCCGGGCTCCACCTCCTGCTCGGCGGTCCCCACGCCGACACGCTGGGGCTGGCCGTGGCCTACGACCTCGCGGCGAAGGTCGCGGGCGTGGAGGAGCGGCCCTGGGAAGGATGA
- a CDS encoding SpoIID/LytB domain-containing protein: MRSLLLTLALSGTVVSGTLSTAGALSVRVLVASGPELTIRLPAPQAPASPAPLLPSPPVTPTAPTPENVWTVGVRGGTLTLNGQDAGSTSLYLPPAPGSTVTLAGKLYRGGVLLRVEKGGVQAINVVDVEDYLRGVVAAEMPASWPTEALQAQAVIARTYVAARINPALPYDTCATESCQMYGGVAAEKAGSDAAVRATAGQVVAYGGKPASTYFSSDSGGYTASSAEVWGRDLPYLHAKVDPYSAGGPRSRWRLELGAAQVTDAASRAGVRVGTLRDVRVTRASESGRVQEVTVTGEKGSARLSGADASGFVRALGAASSRASLSGPVGPNTPLVVEGYGSGHGVGLSQYGALGLARQGQGHLNILGFYYPGTTLGVLAGAAGPVGAQLAQAGPLPQPFAPPPRTLALIQTGANVQ, from the coding sequence ATGCGGTCACTCCTGCTTACGCTGGCACTCTCCGGGACGGTGGTGTCCGGGACCCTCTCGACGGCCGGGGCGCTCAGCGTCCGGGTGCTTGTCGCGAGTGGCCCCGAGCTGACAATCCGCCTACCCGCGCCCCAGGCGCCGGCCTCCCCGGCACCGCTGCTGCCCTCCCCGCCCGTCACCCCAACGGCGCCCACCCCTGAAAACGTCTGGACGGTGGGGGTTCGCGGAGGCACCCTCACCCTCAACGGCCAGGATGCGGGCAGCACGAGCCTGTACCTGCCGCCTGCACCGGGAAGCACCGTGACGCTGGCGGGGAAGCTCTACCGGGGCGGCGTGCTGCTGCGCGTGGAAAAGGGTGGGGTCCAGGCGATCAACGTGGTGGACGTTGAGGACTACCTGCGCGGCGTGGTGGCCGCCGAGATGCCCGCCTCGTGGCCCACCGAGGCGCTGCAGGCACAGGCGGTGATCGCGCGGACCTACGTGGCCGCCCGCATCAACCCGGCCCTGCCCTACGACACCTGCGCCACCGAGAGCTGCCAGATGTACGGCGGCGTGGCGGCGGAAAAGGCCGGCTCCGACGCGGCGGTGCGGGCCACAGCGGGACAGGTGGTGGCCTACGGCGGCAAGCCTGCCAGCACGTACTTTTCCAGCGATTCCGGCGGCTACACGGCGTCGAGCGCGGAGGTCTGGGGCCGGGACCTGCCCTACCTGCACGCCAAGGTCGACCCTTACTCGGCAGGCGGACCCCGGTCGCGCTGGCGGCTGGAGCTGGGGGCCGCGCAGGTGACCGACGCCGCCAGCCGTGCCGGAGTGCGGGTGGGCACCCTACGCGACGTGCGCGTTACCCGCGCCAGCGAGTCGGGCCGCGTGCAGGAGGTGACGGTCACGGGCGAGAAGGGAAGCGCACGCCTGAGCGGCGCGGACGCGAGCGGTTTCGTTCGGGCCCTGGGAGCCGCGAGCAGCCGCGCGAGCCTGAGCGGCCCCGTGGGCCCGAACACCCCGCTGGTCGTCGAGGGTTACGGCTCCGGGCACGGGGTGGGCCTGTCGCAGTACGGTGCGCTGGGGCTCGCACGCCAGGGCCAGGGGCACCTGAACATCCTGGGCTTCTACTACCCCGGCACCACGCTGGGGGTGCTGGCCGGAGCTGCGGGCCCGGTGGGGGCGCAACTCGCGCAGGCCGGTCCGCTGCCCCAGCCCTTTGCTCCGCCGCCCAGGACGCTCGCCCTGATTCAGACGGGCGCGAATGTCCAGTAA